DNA sequence from the Candidatus Nanopelagicales bacterium genome:
AACACCCCCTGCAGGCGGCCGCGGTACTCGTCCGGCGTCGCCGCCTGCAGGATCGTCGTACGGAACACCGCGCTGACCGAGTCCGCGCCGCCGGCGACGGCCAGCAGCAGCAGCGCCAGCGGCAGCCACCGGACCAGCCCGAACGCCGCGATCGCCAACCCCCACACCACGATCGAGACGACCACGGCCAGGCCTTGCCGGCGGACCCGGCCCAGCGGCCCGGACAGCGCGCCCGCCACCACCGCTCCGACGGCCGGCGCCGCCGAGAGCAGGCCCACGACGGTCGCCACCTCGCGGGCCGTGCCGCCGTACCACATGGCCGCGATCGCGGGGAACAGCGCGCGGGGCATCCCGAAGACCATCGCGACGATGTCCTCGTAGAAGGACATCTGCAGGTTCTTCTTGCCGCGCAGGAACTTCAGCCCCTCGACCACGGACGCCAGCCCGGCGCGGCGCACCGGGCCCGTCGGCGGCAGCGCGGGAAGCCGCCACATCGCCAGCAGCATCGCGGCGAACGCCACCACGTCGACCGCGTACGGCACCGCGACGCTGCCGGTCACCCCGATGAGCAGGCCGCCCAGCAGCGGTCCGAGGGTGAAGCCCAGGTTCCAGGTGATGACGCCGAGTGCGTTGGCCGCCGGCAGCAGGGGCTCGGGCACCAACCGGGGGATGATCGCCTGCCGCGCCGGGTTGCCCACGGCGAAGAAGGCGGACTGGACCGCCACCACCGCGTACAGCAGCGCCACGTTGTCCCAGCCGGCGAGCGCCTGGACCAGGAACGCCACCGAGCACACCCACAGCCCGGCGGCGGTGAGCAGCCCCACCAGTCGTCGGTCGTGCGCGTCGGACAGCGCGCCACCGTAGAGCCCGAACGCGACCAGCGGGACCAGCTGGAACAGCCCGACCAGGCCGACCGACCATGACGACCCGGTGATGGCGTACACCTGGATGCCGACCGCGACCGCGGTCATCTGGTGGCCGACGTTGCTGACCCCCAGCGCCAGCCACAGCCGGCGGTAGGCCGGACTGACGCGCAACGGCGTCAGGTCGGCGAACAGGCGGGCCACGGCGGCAGCCTGCCCGACCCGCCCCCGCCCGCGGACCCGGGGCTACGGCGACAGCCGCTCCACCACCCAGCCGGAGGGGTCGTCCATGGCCGGCACCCGGTCCGGGTCGACCCGCCGGTAGCGCAGCCGATCGTGCAGGCGGGACTCGCGGCCCTGCCAGAACTCCACCGTCACCGGGTGGACCACATAGCCGCCCCACACCTCCGGCAGCGGCACGTCCGTGCCCTCCGGGTAGCGCTCCCGCAGCTCGGCCACCCGCTGCTCCAGCACTGCCCGCGACCCGATCACCCGGGACTGGTCGCTCGCCGCGGCGCCGATCTGGTGCCCGTGCGGGCGGGAGCCGAAGTACGCCGCCACCTCGCCGCGGGTGACCGGCTCGGCCTCCCCGACCACGACGACCTGCCGGTGCAGCGGCAGCCAGGCGAAGACCAGCGACGCCCGGGGGTTGTCCTCGAGGTCCCGGCCCTTGCGGGACGCCAGGTTGCTGTAGAAGGCGAACCCCCGCGGACCCACGTCCTTGCACAGCACCGTGCGCGCGCTGACGTCACCGTCGAGCGTGGCGGTGGCCACCGTCATCGCGTTCGGCTCGGGCAGCCCGGCCGCCACGGCGTCGGCGAACCAGGCCTGGAACTGGCCCAGCGGGTCCGGGGCGAGCGCCGACTCGTCCAGCGTGCGGTCGCCGTACGACACCCGCATCGCCGCCAGGGCATCGGACTCGGTCCCGCGCCGTACGTCTCCCACCCCCTGATGACACCAGATCCGGCCCCGGGCTGCGCGCCGTCCCCCGCTGTGGGTTGAATACCCGGGGGCCGCTCACGAGGCGGCCCGTACCGGGTCGCGCGACGGGCGCGGCCCCAGGAGCAGGGAGCGGCCCGTATGCCCGACTTCGTCCCCGGCCTCGAGGGCGTCATCGCGTTCGAGACCGAGATCGCCGAGCCGGACAAGGAAGGCAGCGCGCTGCGCTACCGCGGCGTCGACATCGAGGACCTGGTCGGCCGGGTGTCCTTCGGCAACGTGTGGGGCCTGCTCGTCGACAACGAGTTCGGCCCCGGCCTCCCCCCGGCCGAGCCTTTCCCCATCCCGGTCCACTCCGGCGACGTACGGGTCGACGTGCAGTCCGCGATCGCGATGCTCGCCCCGGCCTGGGGGCTGCAGCCGCTGCTCGACATCGACGACGAGGAGGCCCGCGAGGACCTCGCCCACGTGTCGGTCATGGCGATGTCCTTCGTCGCCCAGTCCGCCCGCGGCCTGGGCCTGCCGATGGTGCCGCAGAGCCGGATCGACGAGGCCAAGACGATCGTCGAGCGGTTCATGGTCCGCTGGCGCGGCGAGCCGGACCCGCGGCACGTGCAGGCCGTCGACGCCTACTTCGTGTCCGCCGCCGAGCACGGCATGAACGCCTCCACCTTCACCGCCCGCGTCATCGCCTCGACCGGTGCGGACGTGGCTGCGTCGCTGTCCGGTGCGGTCGGCGCCCTGAGCGGACCGCTGCACGGCGGTGCCCCGTCCCGGGTGCTCGGGATGATCGACGAGATCGAGCGCACCGGCGACCCGCGCGGCTACGTCAAGGGCGTGCTCGACCGGGGCGAGCGGCTGATGGGCTTCGGCCACCGCGTCTACCGCGCCGAGGACCCCCGCGCCCGCGTGCTGCGGCAGACGGCCCGCCAGCTCGACGCGCCGCGGTACGAGGTCGCCGAGGCGCTCGAGACCGCCGCCCTCACCGAGCTGCGCGAGCGCCGTCCGGACCGCGTGCTCGAGACGAACGTGGAGTTCTGGGCGGCCATCGTGCTCGACTTCGCCGAGGTGCCGCCGCACATGTTCACCTCGATGTTCACCTGCGCCCGGCTGGCCGGGTGGAGCGCGCACATCCTGGAGCAGAAGAAGACCGGCCGGCTGATCCGGCCGTCCGCCCGGTACGTGGGCCCCGGGCCCCGCCGGCCGGAGCAGGTCCCCGGCTGGGACGCGGAGGTCGTGGCCCCGTCCGGGTACTTCCAGGAGGGGCTCGCGCACCGCGAGTAGACCCGCGCGACGACGCGGCCGGCTCGGTCCGCACCGTGGTGACGCCCGTCTCACGCTGCGGACCGGGTCGACACCCGGCCTCGGCCGGCGCCTACCCTGCGGCCGTGGCTGACATCGACCCGAGCGGCATCGACCCGACCAGCATCGTCATCCCTGCCGACCTGCGTCCCGCGGACGGCCGGTTCGGCTCCGGGCCCTCCAAGGTCCGCCCGGCGCAGGTGGACGCCCTGCGCGAGGTGGCGACCACCTACCTGGGGACGTCGCACCGGCAGAAGACGGTGAAGTCGCAGGTGGGCCGGCTGCGGGCCGGGCTGGCCTCGCTGTTCTCCCTGCCCGACGGGTACGAGGTAGTGCTGTCCAACGGCGGGTCCACCGCGTTCTGGGACGTGGCGACGTTCGGGTTGATCGAGGACCGCGCCCAGTTCCTCACCTTCGGCGAGTTCGGGTCCAAGTTCGCCAAGGCCGCGAAGGACGCGCCGCACCTCGGCGACCCGACGGTCATCAGCTCCGACCCCGGCGACGCGCCGGACTTCCGCGTCGAGGCCGGCATCGACCTGTACGCCAGCCCGCACAACGAGACCTCCACCGGTGTCGCGATCACCCCGACCCGGGTGGCCGGTGCCGACGACGGCGCCCTGATGGCGTTCGACGCGACGTCCGGCGCCGGCGGCCTGCCGGTCGACCCCGAGCAGTTCGACGTCTACTACTTCGCCCCGCAGAAGTCGTTCGGCTCCGACGGCGGGCTCTGGTTCGCCCTGATGTCCCCCGCCGCGATCGAGCGGGCGGCGCGAGTGAAGGCGAGCGACCGCTGGATGCCGGCGTTCCTGGACCTGCAGACGGCGATCGACAACTCCCGCCTGGACCAGACGTACAACACCCCCGCGCTGGCCACGATCTACCTGATGGCCGAGCAGGTCGACTGGTTCAACGCCCAGGGCGGGCTGGACTGGTGCGTGGCGCGCACCGGCGAGTCCAGCCGGATCCTCTACACCTGGGCCGGGCAGTCGACCTACGCCACGCCGTACGTGACCGACCCGGCGAAGCGCTCCCCGGTCGTGGGCACGATCGACCTGGACGACACGATCGACGCCACGGCCGTCGCGAAGGCGCTGCGCGCCAACGGGATCGTGGACACCGAGCCCTACCGCAAGCTGGGCCGCAACCAGCTGCGGATCGCGATGTTCCCGGCCGTCGACCCCCAGGACGTGCTCGCGCTCACCACCTGCATCGACTTCGTCGTCGACGCGCTGGCCTGACCGTGGACGGACCGGTCGTCGTCCCGCAACGCGACCGTCCGACCTGGATCTCCTACGCCCAGCTCGCGGCGTACGGCTGGTTCCTCTACGCGTTCGGGCCGTCGCTGGTCCTGCTGCGCGACGAGCAGGGGACGTCGCGTGCCGTGTCCTCGCTGCACGGGACGATGCTGGCCGTCGGCGCGGTGGCGGCCGGCCTGCTGGTGGCCCGGCTGGTGGCCTGGATCGGCCGTGGAGCGGTGCTGCGGGTCGGCACGCTCGCCCTGGTCGCCGGGATGCTCGGCTACACCGCGGGCGGCGGGCTGCCGGTCACGCTCGGGTCGATGCTGGTGGCCGGCGTCGGCGCCTCGCTGCTGCTGGCCGCGGTCAACGCCTTCATCGCCGAGCACCAGGGCCGCGCGGCGCCGGTGTCCCTGAGCGAGGGCAACGCGGGCGCGGCGTTCTTCGGCCTGATGGGGCCGCTCGTCGTGGGTGTCGGGGTGGCGTTCGCCACCTGGGGCTGGCGCATCGGGCTGTGGGTCGCGGCCCTGGCGTTCCTGGTGATCGAGGTGGTCCGGGGGCGCGACCTGCGGGTGTTCGACGGCACCAGCGGGCACCCCGAGGGCGAGCCCGGGCACGACCCGGGCGGCCGGATGCCCGCGCTGTTCTGGTGGTCGTGGCTCACGCTGGTCCTGCTGATCGGCGTGGAGTTCTGCCTGACCCTGTGGGGCTCGGACCTGCTGCGCAGCCGCGGCGGGCTGGGGCCCGCGGCCTCCGCGGCCGCACTGGCGGCGATCGTCGGGGGCATGGCGATCGGCCGCTTCGCCGGGTCGCGGGTGCTGGAGCGGGCCGACCCCGAGCGGCTGCTCGCCGGCGCGATCCTGCTGGCCGGGGCCGGCTTCGCGCTCACCTGGGTCGTGCCTGCGGCGGTGCCCATGGTCGCGGGGCTGTTCGTCGCCGGCCTGGGCGTGGGCCTGCACTTCCCGCTGGGCATCACGCGCGCGATCCGGGCCTCCGGCGGTCGCTCCGACCGGGCCTCCGGGCTGGGGTCGGTCGGTGCCGGGATCGCGACGGGCGGGGCGCCGTTCGTACTGGGGGCTCTGGCCGACGGGGTCGGCGTGCACCTGGCCTTCCTGGTCGTCCCCGCCCTGCTCGCCGGTGCGCTGGTGCTGCTGCTCGCGCGCCCCGTCCCCGCGTGACAACCGTCGCAACACCTGCCCGACGGGTCGCTCCGCGGCCGCCGCTCAGGTAGCAGCCAGTCAGGTCCGCAGCCGCCAGGTGGCCAGCGCGACCAGTCCGACCGCCCCGGCGGCCAGCGCCGCGCCCCACAGCACCCGGTTCGGGTCGTCGGCGGCGGCCGCGGCGGAGGCGGCCGACGGGCTCGTACCGGGCGCGGGCTCCGACGGGTCGGTCCCGGCGGGCGACGCATCGACGGGTTCCCCGGTCGACGGGGCCGCGGTGCCCGACCCGCCCTCAGGACCGGACCCCGCGGACCCGGTCCAGGCCTCCTCCGGCAGCGGTACCCGCAGCAGCCGGTCGTCCATCTCGCCCGCCACCAGCAGGGCCCGGCCGTCCGCGGCCCACGCGACCGCCTCCCCGCGCGGCTGCACCGGCAGCTCGATCCGGGCGAGCTCCCGGCCGGGCGGCAGCCCCTCGTAGACGCGGGCGTCGAGGTAGTCGCGCAGGACGTACCTCGAGGCGTCCGGCGCGACGGCGCCGTCGGTGACCAGGCCGCCCTCGTCGCCGAGCCGCTCGGCCGTCATCACCTCGTCGCGGACCAGCGGGATCGGCAGCCGCCACAGGCCGCCGGTGGCCAGCTGCTTGGTCACGACCCACAACCGCTGGCGGTACGGGTCGGCCAGCAGCGCCTCGGCGTTGTGCGCCCCGTCGGCGTAGGTGAACTCGTACGTGGCCGAGCCGACCGTGGCGTCGACCAGCTCCTTCGGCTCACGGACGCGGTGGATGCGGACGGTGTCCCAGGCGTCGAGGTTGTCGCCGATGTCGCCGACCCACAGCACCGGACGTCCCTTCGCGTCGACCCCGGACGCGATGCCCTCGAGGTCGCGGGCCTCGATGCCGTCCACGGTGAGGCGGGCCAGCGTCTGGCAGGTGGTGCCGTCGACGGCATACAGGTACGGACCCCCGGAGGAGTCGTTGTGCAGCCACAGCACGCCGGGGTGGAGCAGCGACGGCGCCATCCCGCTGATCTCGGTCAGCCGCTCGTCGTCGAACCGGCACACGACGGTGACGTCCTCGGCGGCTGCGGGCGGAGCGACGGCGGCTGCGGCCGGAGCGGCCACCGCCACGGCCGCCAGCAGCAGCGCGGCAGCCCTACGTGGACGCATCGGCGGCCTCCAGCTCGTCCGCGAGCAGCACTGCCAGCCGCGGCGTGACGCCCCACTCGCCCACCAGGACGCGGTAGTCGGCCCACGCGCGGTCGTCCGCCGCCGCCCCGGTGCGGTGCGCGCGGATCATCACGTTGCGCGGCGTGTGCTCGGTGCCGACGAACTCGACCACGTCTACCCGGTGCCCGAGCAGGCGCAGCAGGTGGGCGCGCAGTGCGTCGGTCAGGACGTCGCCGAACCGCTCGCGCAGGATCCCGTGCCGGGTGAGGACCTCATACGGGGCCGGAGCGGTCCCCGCGCGCAGCTGCCGCTGGAGGTCGTGGTGGCAGCAGGGGGCGACCAGCAGCAGCCGCGCCCCGCACCGGACGCCGCGGGCCACGGCGTCGTCGGTCGCGGTGTCGCAGGCGTGCAGGGCGAGCACGACGTCGGCGTCGTCGTCGGCGCTGCCCGGCCGAGGGGTCGGGAATGCGAACTCCGCGGTCGCGATGGGGGCGGTGACGAACGAGACGGTCCCGGCGAGCCCGAGGTCCTCCGCCAGCGCGGCGTTGCGGCGGCGGGCCTGCTCCTTGACGTCGACCCCGATGACCTGCGCCGGGAGCCCGCGGGCGGCGAGGTGGGCCACCGCGGCGAAGGTGAGGTACGCGTTGCCGCAGCCGAGGTCGACCACGCGCAGCGGACGGTCGGCTGTCGGTCGGTCCACGCGGCCCGACTCCAGCGCGTCCTGCAGCGCGGCATCCAACAGCCGGACGAACTCCTCCACCTGGCGGTACTTGTCCTGCCGGCGCGGTCGCACCCGGCCGTCCGCGTCGGTGATGCCGAGGGCGTGCAGGTACGGCTCGCCCGGGTCGATCAGCCGGGGCTTGTCCCGGTCGTGCGCCCGCGTCGGCGCCGGCAGGTCGACCCGGGCGGCGCGGTGGACCTGCGCCTCGCCGCGCTTGGTCACCCGGACCTGCAGGGTGCGGTCGACGGTGTCCACGTGCCAGTTCCCGAACGGCTCGGCCAGCAGCGCGTCGACCGCCTGCGCCGCGCCCTGCGGCCCGGGGTCGGCCCAGTCGTGGTTGCCGGTGAACGCCTGGGTGGCGTCGTACGCCGTCACCTGCAGCCGCGGCCCGGACGCCAGGTCCACCGGACGCAACTCGGCCCGCCGCCAGCGCGGCCCGGGCTGTCCCCGCCGGCGTCCGGCGGCGACCGCGCGGACCAGGCGGGCGGGGTCGAGCAGTGCGGCACGGACCTCGGCCAGCGCCTCCGGCAGGGGCTGCGTCATCAGCGCACGAGCGCCGCGACGACGACGGCCACCAGCAGGACCGCGAGGGCGCCGAGGGTCACCAGGCGACGGGTCCGCGGGTCCACGACGGAAGCCTAGGCGGCGCCCACGGTCGTCGGCCGCCCCCGACCCGCCGGGCGCCCGCGTCGCCCTCCGTCGCCGCGCCCCCCGGGCGCTCGCCTGCGCCGTTGTGGTGCCGGTTGCGCGAGCTGTAGCTCGCGCAACCGGCACCACAACGATCCGCGGACGGGGCGGGGGCGAGCGGCTCGCTCAGGTCGTCGGGTCCGCCCGGCCCAGGGGGAGCACGGCGACGTCGTCGTACCGGGGCTGCGGGCCGGTGGTGGAGCGCACCAGCGCCAGGGACGCCACCGACCAGGGCGGTCCCTCGTACGACGCCAGCGCCCGGGCCAGCGGCCGCGGGTCGGGCCGGCCCGACCGCATCCGGGCCAGCGTCACGTGCGGGCGCCAGGCCCGCTCCTCGACCGCGAACCCGCTCCGGCGCAGGGCCCCCTGCACGGACCGCGCCAGCCCCGCCAGGGCCGCCAGTCCCGACGGTCCGGCGGGGGTCCCGGCACCGGCGGGGGTCCCGGCACCGGCAGCATCGACCGGCCCGGACGCGTCGGCGTCCCGCACGCCGACCCAGAGCATGCCGCGACCGAACGTCCCCGCGCCGGCCAGCCGTACCGGCGGCGTGGGCCGGTGCCGGACCGCCGTGCGGGCCAGCCGGTCGCGCGCCTGCTCGCACCGCTCGTCCGCCAGCTCACCCAGGAACGCGACGGTGAGGTGCCAGCGGGACGGGGGCTGCCAGCGGACGCCGCGGGCGTCGTCGGCAGCGCGCACCGGGTCCAGCGCCGCGTCGAGGTGGGCCACCGCCTCCGGCGGGGGCCAGACCGCCACGAACAGCCGCACCCGCCGATCCTGCCCCAGCCGCTGCGGGGTCCGCGCGCGGGCTAACCTGCTCGCCGTGCCCGACACCGAGCCGAGCGGCCCCGATCGGACGCACGCCGAGCAGATGGACGCCGGGCCGACCGGCCCGACGCAGCGCGGCGTCGGCCCCCGGAACGCCGAGCGATCCGACGCGGGACCCTCCGACGCCGAACCCTCCGACGCCGAACCCTCCGACATCGAGCCGCTCGACGTCGACGGCGTGGGCGCGATCGCCGTCGGCACGGTGCTGTGGTCGGTGGCGTTCGTGGTCCTGCTGGTGCTGCGGGACCGCCTGGCCGAGGCCGGGACCGAGTGGTGGCTGTGGGTGTGCGCGGCCGGCGCCCTGCTCGGGCTGCCGGGGCTGTGGATCGTGACCCGCCGCCGCGCGGCCTACCGGCGGGCCGGCCGACGCGGCTGAGCGGGGACGCCCCGGTCCGCGCGCGGCAGACCAGCGCGCGGGATCAGGAGTGGCCGAGGTCGAGCACGTCGTAGCCGACGTGGTCCACGACAGCCCCGCTGGCCTCGGCCAGACCGGGGGCGCCGCCGGGCTCGGAGTACCCGCCGCAGCCGTGGTCCAGTGCCACCGCCCGGCCGTCGGAGGGTGACAGCCGGTTGGCGCAGATCCCGAAGGCCTGGCCGGCGGGGCCGCCGATGGTGAGCAGGAAGCCGCAGCTGGCGCACCGCCCGGGGGCCGCCTGCGCGATCGGGGCCCGCGGGCCGGCGTCGCCGTCGTACCAGCGGTCCAGCGCCTCGTCTCGGCCCAGCGCGGACAGCACCCGCGGCCGCCCGAGCCCGATCTCCCACTGGGTGGGGCGCAGCGGCGCGTCGGTGCCCTCGCCGTACAGGTCGTCCTCGCCGCTGAAGCCGGGCGCCAGCCGCGGGTCGCCGGGGTCGGCCGGCAGCACGTCGCCCACGCCGAGATCACCGGGCTGCACCCGCTCGCTCCACGGCACCCAGGCAGGGGCCAGCAGGCTGTCGGCCCCGGGGACCAGGACGACCTCGTCGACGGTCACGTGCCGGGCCCGGGAGGCACGGGCCACGGTCACCGACCAGTGCCAGCCCCGGTAGCCCGGCTGCAGGCACTCGAACAGGTGGGTGACCACGCGGTCCGCGTCCGGCTCGGCCGCGACGCCGACGTGCTCGCCGACGCCACCGGCGGGCGCCTCCTCCTCGGCCGCGGCGCGCGCGAGGTCCACGGCGGCGGCGCAGGCGGCGTCGGGCGCGGCGGTCTTGCGACGGGCGGTGGCGGCGGTCACCGGACGATTGTGGCCCACGACGGGGGTGCCGCGTGCACGGGGCGGTCGACCGCCGGTGCCGGGCCGCCGCCGGGTCGGGTCGGCGACCCGGTCGCGGCGGCCACCGGGTCGGGTCGGCGGGCTGGCCAGCGGTAGCCTTCGAGCGGACATCGACCCCGCGCAGATCCGGAGCCCCGCATGACCCGCGCCCGTCACGTCACGCTGGCCGCCACGCTGGTCGTCGCCGGTCTCGGGCTGGCGGCGTGCGAGAAGCCGGCGCCGTCGGTGTCGGTGTTCTCCGGGACGACGACGCAGCACCGCGAGGCCCTGTGCTGGTCCTTCGACTCCGACTCGCTGGCCCCGGGGTCATGCGCGCAGGACCTGGTCACCAAGGCGCTCGAGGGGGACGGCGTCGCGACGATCCCGGTGGTCCCGGGCGAGACGATCGGGATCAGCGTGGACACCGTGGTGGCCGAGGCCGGCTGGACGCCGGTGATCGGCGGCCAGAAGCTGGTGCAGACGCCGCTGGAGGGGACGTACTACCGGTTCGTCTACCCCGACCTGCAGGAGGTCCCGGCCGACGGGCTGTCGCTGCAGGTCGTGGCCGGCCGCGACACCAAGACCCGCGGGGTCTGGGTGTTCCGGCTCGCCCCGGCGAACGCCTGACCCGCACCGTCCCGCCCCACCCACTGGTGGAACCTCCGACCAGCCGCTCGACGCCCCGAGGCGGTCGTACGTTCCACCGGGGGTGACGGGAGTGACGGCGCGTCCGGGTGTCGCCCGGGGCCCGGGGCCCGGAGAAAGAGGCGGCGTCAGACGTCGAGGTCGTCGGCGACGGCGCGCAGCACCGCGGCGATCTTGTGCGCGTGGTTGTCGTCGGGGTAGCGGCCCCGGCGCAGCTGGTTGGACAGCCCGTCGAGCAGCTTGATCAGGTCCTCGACGAGGACGGCCATGTCGTCCGCCGGCTTGCGGCTGGCCTTGACGACGGAGGGGGCGGCGTCGAGCACGGTCACCGACAGCGCCTGCTTGCCGCGCCGGCCCTCGGCCACGCCGAAGTCGATCCGGGTGCCCGGCTT
Encoded proteins:
- the pdxH gene encoding pyridoxamine 5'-phosphate oxidase, with the protein product MGDVRRGTESDALAAMRVSYGDRTLDESALAPDPLGQFQAWFADAVAAGLPEPNAMTVATATLDGDVSARTVLCKDVGPRGFAFYSNLASRKGRDLEDNPRASLVFAWLPLHRQVVVVGEAEPVTRGEVAAYFGSRPHGHQIGAAASDQSRVIGSRAVLEQRVAELRERYPEGTDVPLPEVWGGYVVHPVTVEFWQGRESRLHDRLRYRRVDPDRVPAMDDPSGWVVERLSP
- a CDS encoding MFS transporter, with the translated sequence MARLFADLTPLRVSPAYRRLWLALGVSNVGHQMTAVAVGIQVYAITGSSWSVGLVGLFQLVPLVAFGLYGGALSDAHDRRLVGLLTAAGLWVCSVAFLVQALAGWDNVALLYAVVAVQSAFFAVGNPARQAIIPRLVPEPLLPAANALGVITWNLGFTLGPLLGGLLIGVTGSVAVPYAVDVVAFAAMLLAMWRLPALPPTGPVRRAGLASVVEGLKFLRGKKNLQMSFYEDIVAMVFGMPRALFPAIAAMWYGGTAREVATVVGLLSAAPAVGAVVAGALSGPLGRVRRQGLAVVVSIVVWGLAIAAFGLVRWLPLALLLLAVAGGADSVSAVFRTTILQAATPDEYRGRLQGVFTVVVAGGPRLGDVEAGAVAVLLGETVAVVSGGLASAVLAVALAFAIPSFVRYDARHPVP
- a CDS encoding 2'-5' RNA ligase family protein, whose amino-acid sequence is MRLFVAVWPPPEAVAHLDAALDPVRAADDARGVRWQPPSRWHLTVAFLGELADERCEQARDRLARTAVRHRPTPPVRLAGAGTFGRGMLWVGVRDADASGPVDAAGAGTPAGAGTPAGPSGLAALAGLARSVQGALRRSGFAVEERAWRPHVTLARMRSGRPDPRPLARALASYEGPPWSVASLALVRSTTGPQPRYDDVAVLPLGRADPTT
- a CDS encoding SAM-dependent methyltransferase translates to MTQPLPEALAEVRAALLDPARLVRAVAAGRRRGQPGPRWRRAELRPVDLASGPRLQVTAYDATQAFTGNHDWADPGPQGAAQAVDALLAEPFGNWHVDTVDRTLQVRVTKRGEAQVHRAARVDLPAPTRAHDRDKPRLIDPGEPYLHALGITDADGRVRPRRQDKYRQVEEFVRLLDAALQDALESGRVDRPTADRPLRVVDLGCGNAYLTFAAVAHLAARGLPAQVIGVDVKEQARRRNAALAEDLGLAGTVSFVTAPIATAEFAFPTPRPGSADDDADVVLALHACDTATDDAVARGVRCGARLLLVAPCCHHDLQRQLRAGTAPAPYEVLTRHGILRERFGDVLTDALRAHLLRLLGHRVDVVEFVGTEHTPRNVMIRAHRTGAAADDRAWADYRVLVGEWGVTPRLAVLLADELEAADAST
- a CDS encoding DUF3027 domain-containing protein; this translates as MTAATARRKTAAPDAACAAAVDLARAAAEEEAPAGGVGEHVGVAAEPDADRVVTHLFECLQPGYRGWHWSVTVARASRARHVTVDEVVLVPGADSLLAPAWVPWSERVQPGDLGVGDVLPADPGDPRLAPGFSGEDDLYGEGTDAPLRPTQWEIGLGRPRVLSALGRDEALDRWYDGDAGPRAPIAQAAPGRCASCGFLLTIGGPAGQAFGICANRLSPSDGRAVALDHGCGGYSEPGGAPGLAEASGAVVDHVGYDVLDLGHS
- the serC gene encoding phosphoserine transaminase; translated protein: MADIDPSGIDPTSIVIPADLRPADGRFGSGPSKVRPAQVDALREVATTYLGTSHRQKTVKSQVGRLRAGLASLFSLPDGYEVVLSNGGSTAFWDVATFGLIEDRAQFLTFGEFGSKFAKAAKDAPHLGDPTVISSDPGDAPDFRVEAGIDLYASPHNETSTGVAITPTRVAGADDGALMAFDATSGAGGLPVDPEQFDVYYFAPQKSFGSDGGLWFALMSPAAIERAARVKASDRWMPAFLDLQTAIDNSRLDQTYNTPALATIYLMAEQVDWFNAQGGLDWCVARTGESSRILYTWAGQSTYATPYVTDPAKRSPVVGTIDLDDTIDATAVAKALRANGIVDTEPYRKLGRNQLRIAMFPAVDPQDVLALTTCIDFVVDALA
- a CDS encoding citrate synthase 2 produces the protein MPDFVPGLEGVIAFETEIAEPDKEGSALRYRGVDIEDLVGRVSFGNVWGLLVDNEFGPGLPPAEPFPIPVHSGDVRVDVQSAIAMLAPAWGLQPLLDIDDEEAREDLAHVSVMAMSFVAQSARGLGLPMVPQSRIDEAKTIVERFMVRWRGEPDPRHVQAVDAYFVSAAEHGMNASTFTARVIASTGADVAASLSGAVGALSGPLHGGAPSRVLGMIDEIERTGDPRGYVKGVLDRGERLMGFGHRVYRAEDPRARVLRQTARQLDAPRYEVAEALETAALTELRERRPDRVLETNVEFWAAIVLDFAEVPPHMFTSMFTCARLAGWSAHILEQKKTGRLIRPSARYVGPGPRRPEQVPGWDAEVVAPSGYFQEGLAHRE
- a CDS encoding DUF2530 domain-containing protein: MPDTEPSGPDRTHAEQMDAGPTGPTQRGVGPRNAERSDAGPSDAEPSDAEPSDIEPLDVDGVGAIAVGTVLWSVAFVVLLVLRDRLAEAGTEWWLWVCAAGALLGLPGLWIVTRRRAAYRRAGRRG